In the genome of Choristoneura fumiferana chromosome 21, NRCan_CFum_1, whole genome shotgun sequence, the window tattttttctttcattttatatgCTGGGAGGCACTAGATTTGAGTGGGGAAAAATGgagataaatttatttgctgaTATAGACAAGAGTTCTTAAACTAATacaaaagttttatttcaaaagaTGTTTATCAAATTATGGAATAAGTTGCACATGTAACTAAggtaaatttattatattattttctatttttatacgTTTTTTTCTTGTTATAATCCACGATCATTTatagtttcttgcggcgcattcttcttggcaatgatggtctttccgaaagcgctggtagtttaaaaaatgacgtgtaaaagtgcccattgcggcctatttactgaataaatcatttgaatttgaatttgaattgtaatGTTATGAATGACAAAGAAAAGTTCCAAGTATAAGTTTGATTAAAAAGCTTCTTTGGAGAAGTCATATGTTTCTCTTTGACTTTGTTAGATTAGGTAGCGTTAAATACTGCTTTGAAAGCATTAACATTTGTaggtttaatatatatttagtaaaaacatatctgtcattttgcaaGATATAATTTTGTGTAATAGCGTTCAAAATTATTCTAGTCCATTAGTTGTTGGATAACCTGGTTTTAGTTAAGTAAGAGacaaatatctgaaataatcGAGAACCTAGTCCATATCAATAAGAATGGTACCTAGTACCTATCGAACCTAGATCCAACAATATCAATACAGTTTTTCATTTACTCGTAGCGCGGAGTGATATTTCCCGATCGCTCTAAGTCAATACTTctgcaataatttaatttaaatcgactccaaaaaatcCAGGAGGTATTAAGAATGTATGTTACCTGTACCTACATTCTACACaaatttagataattattttttattcgatataAATATTCTTAGAAGTGGTCCCATCAATTTTTCGACATAATTGGTAAAGCACCTAcctaagtataattttattcgCCTTTACAGTCTAGTGATGGTTCTGTTCAAAAATATAGATTATTATTGATATGGACATGGGTACTTCGAAGTCCTTACCTTCAAGCCTGTCGACTTCCTTCTGCAGTTTCTTGACGGTCTTTTCGGCGTATTCGGCGCGCGCCTCAGCCTCCTTCAGTTTGCCGGTGAGGGTTTTGAGTTGCTTCTTGAACTCCTCCACGCGCTGGTTGGCCTTCTCTTCGGATACTTCCAGAGATTTCAGGGAGTTACCTACAACCTGGAAGGAGGAGGATTGTTAGTACCATGCAAAGATATCATCTACGTAGCCGTCTCAATTCTACAAGGAGATTTTTATTTCTAAGGGATACTAATAAAATTTGAGTCGTAAACACAAGGACAGTGTTTAATTCCTTGGTCTactaaaactttaaattaaacgaCGAATATTTTGCTTTGATATTAAAGTAGGTAGAGGTCAACTTCGAGAGGTAGAGAGGTGGATAAAAACAATGTATTTGTAACTGTGCACATTTTGTGCGTTCATTCTTTTTATTAACAGTTAACGCTTGACAGTAAGTGATGATGTAGTTAATGTTACAGTACGCACGTAATGCCATCCACCAGTAAATGCCCATCCACCAACTTTGGCTTGAATAATGCCAAATTATATAAGATCCTACGTGTATCGTTTTACCTTCAACTCCTCCTCAAGCTCAGAGATCTTGGCGTCTCCGGACTTGACACGGTCCTCAGCCACTTCCAGCTCGTCTTCAACGAAGGCCAGCTTGCGGGACACCTGGGACAACACGAGTCATTTAAATTCAGTTGTTATTGCACCCCGTTCCCACATGCCGTCAAAATGTGGGGCGctcaattacaaaaaaaatatgggacGGTTCAGTACCCTAATCCCAGCAGCGGACCCTACACTGTTATTTATCGATTACTCAGATCGATCTACGATTTTTTCGAACCGGGGCAAAACCTTGATGGTGGTGCCCCTCCCTTCagtgtttgagaaaaagtgtTGAAACTGCCAATGAGCTGTATTTTTCTATTTGATTTGCAAATAGTGAGATGCTTTAGGTATTCGTCTATAAAAAAGATACCTTATTATTAAAGAAGGGTAAATTTATTATGGGGCTAGTTCTTCAAACGGCAAACGTCCCTATCAAAAAACATATCGCAGCGCGcaaggtgctcaaaaatatctaaatcagaggccgtattgcctaaggCTACGTAcacactatgcggctaaccgtgcggttttggcgcgccgtccctcttcaaagtatcggtCGAGAAAGAGACgacgcgctaaaaccgcgcggttggCCGCATAGTGCATACGTAGCCTAACGTTTCTGtcactcgcgatcgcattcaaatgatagtttttgtatgcgaaatctgtcatttgattgcgatcgcgagtgacagaaacgataggcaatacggcctctggtcttaTTGTCCCTTGACAATCCTTATATCAAAGCATTTTTGTATCTTATATTGACGAGCAAAAACAATAAGACAATTTACATACAAAGTTGCAATAATAGTACCAActagatatttaaaaataatgtgcctgATCATTAAGACGAAGCATTCGATTTTCCGACAGTTTTTCTTTTAGTATTGTAAAGAAAGTAGGTAAAGTATTTGAATAGAATGGAAATAGATCGGAATCGGTGATAGGcagaattattttcaaattaacgGCCAGACCAAATGGCAATGGAACCTACCTCGTCGGACTTGCCGTCGGCGTCTTCAGCGAGCAGACGGGCCTCCTTGAGCTGGTTGGTGAGCTGGTCCATGCGCTCCTCGTCCTGCTGTGCTCTGTTCTCCAACACTTTGCACATGCTGCGGAATACAAGCTGCATTAGCTACACATCAGGAACCagttacaaataatatttagggcTTAGCGCGCCCTAGTGCTAAAATGACACCTTAACCTTGGATTAGGGATGAAacttcatacattttgacattaggtaaggtacttaaataaaacccagttcacatttatctgtcgtgttgtgtcatGATGCTCTCTTTCTTTTTCTCTCtatgcttgtgatgcgacacaacacaagccgtcacaacacgcTGTACctatcagataaatgtgaacccaaccatataaaatgtatgaaaccgataccgttctggtgcgtcacgacacaacacgactgATAAATGTGAACCAGCCTTAACTCTGGGTAAGCAGTAAACTTGGCAGTTAACTCTGATCCGTCTAAGCccgccataaaatatataattaagtcTTAAAATATGGTACTCTAATTATTTAACTCACTTTAAAAGCCCAATTATTCAGTTTTAAATGGTTCACTCACGggtcatttcattacattagACATATCTTCTACAGGGTGCAGACCCAGATTGCCCGTGAAGTCAACCCGTGATTACAATTGACAATGCTACGCAGgcgtcgaaatatcgggaaATTATTAAAGATAATCAAGATCTACATACCATAGAAAAGATATTTAACCCTCATTTTGAATGGAAgttataaaatactattttctaCGATAGTGACTTTATGGGTCAGACAGCTACGGATAGGTAAATCttatgaaacaataaaaaataaaagcaacttTTTCTAGTGCATATGTAGAGTAAGCTAAATATTCACGGTGAGATATGATTAAGGGCAGTAATTTTGTTACAATGACTAAATGTTACAAATACTAATAAAGAGTAAATCTACATAAATTTTAAAGAGCAATGctgtaactttgtttttttttcctaccGGTTGTTTTCGTCAGCAGACTGCTGCGCCTCCAACAGTTTCTGCTGGGCGGTGCCGGACCTTTCCTCAGACTTCTCCAGGTCCTCCTCAATCTGCTGGACCTTCCTGTGGTTCAAATGATTGGGTATTGTAGAAACACATAAATATCCGCCGATGGTAAAACTAATGCCAGCTGCAGATGTAGCTTCGCAGTGAGGTAAGAATATgtcttaatgaaaattttctacTCGTGGATTCTCGAGCTTATCAGTCGATAAACGCAATATGGTCAAGAAGGTCAAAGACAGTCGTCTTATATTGCGCTTAACATCACAGTCACCATTTCCTCCTAGCACACAATATAAGGTGATATTCGGGAAATGTAACGTATCCACTTGAAATAAATGACTttctttaaacaaaaaaattgttactttaAACGCAAATGCCAGTGATGATCATTAATAACAGTAGTTTCTTGCCTGTTCTGAGAGGCGACTTCAGCCTCGGTGGCGGTGAGGGTCTTTTCCTTCTCCTCGAGGTCCTTGTTGGCCTGTTCCAGCTTGTTCTTGTTAACGGTGAGGTCCTCCTCTACCTGGGCGAGCTTCTTCTGGAGATCGCGGACTTCCTCGTTGACCTGGGGGAAAAACGAATTTGGGTGAGACATCATCCACTATTTCAACCTACATGTAACTACCACAGCTATCACTAGCTAATGCTAGCACTTCACTTGGCATATTCGCAGAAATAATTGCGTGTTTGAAAGAGATGCATTATATCGTTGCTAGCGCTAGCGTGAATGCCGGAGATGTCAGTAGCGCAACGCGAATACGCAATACAAAATGAAGTGCCACCAGATCTCTTATCGTCACGTTGCAACTTGCCAAATCAAGCGCTAAACAAATCCAGACTAATATATTTCCCTGTCTAACCAACtgatagtatatatatactgagcggcaaaaaatctggccctcaaatgtatgcagtaataggtaattttttataagagtgggccaaattttatgccgcagagtataataataataaattcatttatttcgggcaacttacTAAAAATGTTAGAATTTTTTATAATGTCTATtacctatgtacctacagtAACAGATTTGATGTGCATGCCCTTTGTACTGATCTGTTCCATTTTGGTGCCTCAGCTTAAGGCAGGAGAAGTGAACCTAGACCTACCTTGCTATCTATTGGCCTCGGTATTGACCTGACTTCGAACTGAGCAATACAAagcacacacagacacagatatTTCTGTGGTTCTTTAtaaatttttgaatatcttcgaTATACATTAGAATAAAATGAGAAATACATGGTGCTCATTCTAATGAATAATCGTAAGCAGTGCTGTCACGTGTGCACAATTTAACGGTTGGCGCTACACTCCCTATATCCTGCTGCTATATTCTGGTGTTGAGACAGGAGATAGGGTAAGTTATACCTTGTCGGCGCGGAGGTTGGCGTCGCGGGCCTGCTGTTCGCAGGTATCTGCCTTGTCCATGGCATTGTCCTTCTCCAGCTTCATCGCTTGCATCTTCTTCTTGATCGCGTCCATGGCGGCGGCTTTGTGTCTTTACTTCTTCTATAGAAAAATACGCCAAGGGGCCTGCAATGAGACATATTGTCAATAAGATAAGAGTATAGAAAATCCtgccctctcactctgagaggaggcttgacCCCAGCAAACTTTCGATGTATAcctatataagctgggatgctGATGATAGAAAATCCTGTCGAAATTGCGTGCTTGACAAACGTTCACGTACAAAACTCAGACAAAAAAGAACGTAAGATATGATGTCAgagctttatttaaatttcaatctaAAATTTACAAAGAGTACGAGGATATTGAAAGGGATGATAAATTTATAAACTTATGTATCTACCTAGTTAAATATCATTTCAAAAATCCGATGCACAAAAAGGAAATCGTCGACTCTACGTACCTATCTCAAGGAAAATCTATTCTGAGTAACTCTCATCCAAACTATAcctacacacacatatacaaatattatatacctCGGTAGGTATGTAGACATTAAATTTGGCCCCAGTCAATCCGTGTGTATTCAAAGTTTATTCTAGATATTACTTATACTGAGCTATCATTAAATTGACAATATTATCCCTACCCTCCCCGACTTATGTAGAATACTGATCAAAATAAGGTTTTAAAAGACATTCAGTACGCAACGCATTACATCATAACTGCGGAACGGTCTATTTTGTTCCAAAGATATTTAATTCAGGTTATGTTACAAGCACGTTTAAAGTAAGCAGTGTTTGCATGGCTGGCGTTTCGCCAGCACCACATGTGCGTAATTAAGGGGCGCCTAGTATGAGCCGTATTATGTATGGCTGATCTAATCAGAAAGAGATACGTATAATAAACTTGCGCTCGCATACCTGTGCCTTGCTGCTATCAACGTCTTCATCAGCTTTATTTGACTGTTACAAAAGAGTAACTATTAAGAGGGTTTCTGGCCATGAATTTTCATAAAGtgttgaaataaagaatattcgCTCTCGTGGAAAAAATTTGCTAGTTCTCTAATCCGTAAATTGTCGAAGAATACCttcttaaatagttttttttttattcgattggatgacaaactagcaagtgggtctcctaatggtaagagaggggtattgcagatgcgttgccaacctagaggcctaagatgggatacctcaagtgccagtaatatgATCCTGATGGAATGCGTGTGCTCAATTTGGTGTCTTAACTCCAGAGGTCTAGGCTGTGCGTCGTTAGTTACTCAGTCAGCCAATCATTCAGCAACTTTATACTCTATTAAAGATTTTCTAGTATTTGATAGATTTCTCTATAGTGGCGTCCACCACGTTATACAATGTATTTACTAGACAAAAAGATTAAGAGCGTGCAAACAAAAAGCAATATCGCTCATGTTTCTATCAAGCACGGTCCTGTAGTCCTAATAATAAAAGTAGCATGGCTATGCGGCGCGACGagcgttttttcatactttgAGTAGGTACTACCCATGTTGAcacatattatacttaaatgtgCTATGCGTGTTTCGAACGcgcaatgaaaatatttaataacaaaaaatttaaccgtctacaaaaaccatgaaaataattttctaccagtctgaactgaagtcggtcggtgcctcagcacgagccagcaggagtgattaaagcccaatataaagtgcgtaggtgaggtagacgactataggtacactcctgctggctcgtgctgaggcatcgaccgactttatttattattattattatttatttattctccatattatttattcagactggtagaaaatattttcatggtttttgtagtcggttattttttttgttacttataacatatttgttacataaaaaaaaaatcacgcttTTTAGAGTAAATAATGTAacatacaatagtttaatatcaactgctcgtcaccttttatgaAAGACttctttttccgatgcagagacgttcattattgaggagtcctggtgcttcaccacccgttttaccatatgcattacgaggagcataaattgcttagcaactgtgtcaaagtaattaaaattcaacccttgcgtaatacttgttattgagtagtaactccgacggtcaactgtggtcttcatcatcagttccacttcaccaaatgatgattttcaagagcaactgcacgagttactactaaatatatccaatttactataggtgtccctacaacatttgaagagtttcctCGATTTTCTTAATATCCAAACATCAGCTCCTGATTTgttgcttatgggacctaattgacaagacgaacgcaaaaaaaatttttcaaatcgattcataaatgacggagttctgaggtaacaaacataaaaaaaaaaatacaacttttttgaagtcggttaaaaaagaactgtggccgtattgtctaacgcccgAGTACTCGCGATGGCATtcaccatttttagggttccgtacccaaaagtTGAACCCAAAGGTTGAACACCAGGTTGAACTGTGAACTGTGATAGCTAGATAGTTGagattttcacagattatgtatttctgttgccgttataacaacacatactaaaaacagaataaaataaatatttaaggggggctcccatataacaaacgtaatttttttgccgtttcttgctcgatattaataacggcaataggtaaaaataaataaatattaaagaggggttcccataaaacaaacgtgatttttatgCCGTTTTGTGCTAATGTCTAATTAATGTtgatagtacggaacccttcgtgcgcgagcccgactcgcacttggccggtttttttcttccCTCATCCTATACCGTATGACAGAAATAAGTGATGAAAACGAATGTGATTCCGAATGCGTTAGACGTAAGGCCTCAGCTAGCTCCACCGCTGATCGCGCGTAGTAGCGGAACAGTCAAACTGATTCCAGGCCCCTCTTCaccactgggcacactgggcacgtgcccagggccccgcgatgcaTTGGGGCCCCCTAGTCCCTAccctactccattaccaaacgataaccgatagctacttACCCCACTCTCGcaaaatcaggcttaccgaatgcagcatgttgtgcccagaGCCTCTAAAGGTTAAAGACGGCCCTGACTGATTCTATGTTATCAATTATCATAATGTTCTATCCATTTTTAACGTGCTGTAGATAAAGACTTTACAACCACGTTTAAATCTAGATTTGTCTCAATAAAGACCCCAAATAGACCATAACAGCCCGCCTTAACGTTCGTGGAAGCATAAAAGCGACAGTAAAGCTGAACGCGTTGCGAAAATAACGGAACTGGCCGCCATGACGCGCGGATATTTCTGGACGCCGCAACATTGTTCGATATTTAGACGAAAGAAATGAGATAGAATTACTTGGATACGATGTGTTTCGTATATGAGAACAGTCGACCGATTTTTGAAATCACGTGACTCGAAAATGTAATGAATTTGGAAGTGGTGTGTTTGTGTATTGCCAGAAAGCTATGGCTCAAATCAAACATAATTACCTATCGATTATTTgacactattaaaaaaattaatggtAGCCATACGGTTTGACCGGTGGCCTCTCAATCACAGGTTCATGGGTTCGAACTCGGAATCGCATCTTATCGGAATTTTACGAAATTACATCTTGAAATTTATCTTTagaaggcaaacatcgtgagaGAACCTGCTATGTGAAGTTTTCGATCATCATTCTAAGAAAAATCTTGTGACTCCTTTGATGAAATAACTGTGACCCACAGTGGGACTTATCTATGTAGACCTATGTATGTTCATGTTGATGTTCGTCATAACAATTTAAGATTACCTAATTAGGGCTATAATTTCCTATTATTCTATTCGTACTTCAAATTCAGCACAATTTTTCACAAGTtacgaatacggtatttgacaactcctgattttgtcatatcttaatattattatgaaaatatagatatacagatagtgtttagcgaagagaaaatttaaattggatttatagtgattttttgaaaatctatagacctgtctctttctcaaacgtttttgtctatgcagcaagtatggcggtactggcgtgtggcgtcacatgccagtaatgtctttctctgtctaatcttgaatttcaaactttgtaatttgtaaaggtagcttaaaaattgtttttctattcggtaacaggcattgtgtagttttaatttataaaacatatacaaaatagtcaaataccgtattgatgatattttgatatttatgattTTGTAAATCGATCGACGGTTTAGTCTTAACTTTCAGTCAgttctttgtaaaaaaaaaacagaacacaaaaaaatacaaaagtagaGTTGGGCAGCCACACGGGCCGCTCAAGTGGGAATTTTGTCTTAGCATGCCAAAGGTGCTCCTATGGAGCCAACCCCGGACTTTGGACGCTAAGGGAGAGTTATGCAAGCAATCGGAATTTTGTACTACATCGTTTCGGACAAAAAACTACGAAAGACTACGTTAAGTCCTGACTGACGACAAGATACTCAGTCTGGTTAAGGTCTGATAGGGAAAAAACTGTGTGGTGTTCTGTGGGGGACGTTTAAAACTGTCTAAGCACTAAACTGTCTACTGTCTAGGCATAAAAAATATCCCTAGGCACTTTTAATGAGTGTATTTAAGATACAAACAATGACACAGATCACTAATTAGCTGTGGCAGTATGTCAAACGCGTAAAtgctttacaaaaaaaagatactatGTCCCATGTTGTCAGGAGTGTAGCCAAGTAAACCTCACAACGTCTGGTGTTAGTTAAAACAGCTAATGCCAAAACAATAACCATTTCGCTACGTGAGGTAATTTCAATGCCTGTTTAATTTATCCCAAGAAGAACTATAATATTAAGTGAGTTTATAACATTAGCTATAGCCGCGGTTTTGCACTTATATACCAAACAAACGGCAACCATGGCAAACTATTACGTATAGCattggcagttgaattgaatttcGGTTTTTCGCCAAAATCGTCttgggaaatcccaaaaattacatcatagatttcattaacgttgcataaaacCCCCGAGCCAAATTTTAAAGATATCCTAGAGTTTGAAATCTTTTGTTTTGTCATTCTATCTCGTGGCCACAGAAAGACATGTATTGATTACATTGACCGCATTTGATAAAAGGCTAAAATTACAGCGGAAATGagaatcaatttaatttcactatgTAAATAATATTCGCTCGGAATATTTGAAAATATCGTTGAAAATGTAGGCTCGTCCTAAAGAGATTATCCCTCATAATATGGTTTACCAGAGTAATTATTCCATTAACAAAGTTGGATTAGCATTTGGtaaatctatattttaattcaattacatttacgaaatattttgcgtatttttcattatttttatgttgtggTCGTAAATAAGTGTAAAAAACTCTATTGTCAAGGTCGTTAGTTCGTATTCAGATATTACAGTCGATCTTGACTGTTCCTATTTTTCTAAAAGTGATAGATAACTGACAGATACctaaagatattttattaggTAACTAAAACAAACCGTTTTTGTGGAGTAAGTACTCTACCTGATCACtgtggttttttttagtttatttataattcaacaTTGAAAATATTCGCACAGTGAGATATCCGGCGGACCCCGAACTAGGCAGGAGCCTGTATCTCGGGGCCCTAAGAGTGTGTTTAACAGATTAGGCACATAAACATATATATCAAGTGACATGTTACTAAATCAACGGTATTTATAAAGTAAACTAATATATTTACGCATAAGGAAAAGTTAAGTAAAGGTGTTGAACTACTTTTAACCGTATAACATGACGACCAATGTTTCTTCTTTAAGTAGTACCTAAATTGCTTAAATACTTTGAAATTGATATCTAAGTGAAACGTTGTTTGCTAACGTTTCCTACAAGGTTCTTAATTACGAGCTACATATCATGTTCGATGCATTAAacatctaaatattattttaaatgtatttgataaataaataaacgcctAACATGCTTGACATCAATATTCTGTCGACAACATCGCAAGTTTTCTAATTCGAAAAGCGTGTAAACCATTCAACGACGTCATCTCTCCGTCTGGCTTGTGCCCAACGAGTGGGCGGGTGTCCTAATCTTTCACTGGAGAGTAGCTTTGGTTAGTTGTTAGGCTCACGTCACAGCAAACTAAGTAGATATACTAGATACAGTTACCAGAATCCCTTTCTAGTTACACTAAgcgaaaataaacaaaagaaaaaaaggaagaaagagagatttacaaaaaaaaccagtGGCCTAGTGCATgcgtattttaatattaaatgacaTCAACAACAGACGCCACATTGTATAACACACTTAGAATTACGTTCGTTTTCTCAACTTTTTTTGTCACACAGTATAAGATGAGAGTAGAAAGAgctggtgaatgcgatcgcaaacgtaAAAGCATAAAACAATACGACCACAGGTTGCTTGAAAGAGTATTAGACATCAAGTTCGCCCTTATTTGGACGTCCGGATAGCTGAGTAGATAGAGAATCTAACTAAAAAGCATCCCGGTTTCAATTCCCAATCGGAGTAgtcattaagtaggtatataaaatacgaatgcttgttctcgaaTCTTGGGCGTTTAATATCGACCTATTTAACTGAGTATGATTATCCGATGCAGAGTAGGTAGTCGTAACACAAGTTATTCACTGTACATTTCAGTGtgtataattttgaaagtaaagttttaataaataactgacTAAACATCATGAAATAAACGTCAATGCTCACCTATTTTCGATGATCACATCGACTCTACATTTTTCCGCCAGTGAATAACTTTAGCGCCGAAGTTTTTGTTTAAAGAGAAAAGCAATTAAGCCCCAAAACTCCGAGATAGTTAATTAGCAGATACTCGCTCAATTGGAAGAAACTTCTGATTTTCATGGAACTAACCTTCCCACATGTTTGCCGTAACACGTAAGTTCCCAGTTCCATAAACTTTGATAGTAATGGCAAGTATGTTTGCGAATACTCCAGCGTAGTAGGCAAACAACAGCCCATTTGTTGAATGGGGTGTCAAACTGTCAAGTGCGGTGTAAGTCAGGTTGTTGACCTTCAACTTACTACTTCTTCCCATATACATTATGTAGAGTATTTTCTGTACCTAATGTCGGAAAACCGGATTTTTTATGATAAAACTTATGTAGCTACAGTTAGAAACAAGTTTTCTAGTTTCTAAATATGTGAATAAATTCGACTCTCTCTTTGATGGACATTGCTGttttcatcataatcatcatcatcataccagccgtacCTAGGACGTtgactgttggacatagggctcCCCATAGATCTcctgttgcttcggttggaagcttcagttcatccgtc includes:
- the LOC141439728 gene encoding uncharacterized protein, which encodes MDAIKKKMQAMKLEKDNAMDKADTCEQQARDANLRADKVNEEVRDLQKKLAQVEEDLTVNKNKLEQANKDLEEKEKTLTATEAEVASQNRKVQQIEEDLEKSEERSGTAQQKLLEAQQSADENNRMCKVLENRAQQDEERMDQLTNQLKEARLLAEDADGKSDEVSRKLAFVEDELEVAEDRVKSGDAKISELEEELKVVGNSLKSLEVSEEKANQRVEEFKKQLKTLTGKLKEAEARAEYAEKTVKKLQKEVDRLEDELGINKDRYKSLADEMDSTFAELAGY